The Hydra vulgaris chromosome 11, alternate assembly HydraT2T_AEP genome contains a region encoding:
- the LOC136086796 gene encoding uncharacterized protein LOC136086796 translates to MCYVTPETCAKLNLKRINSKEINIKTFGHGSISEVLDRVRVSIKSIYGYFISIECFVKDICSPLSGQHINIARNNYKHLKGLKLADHNNSKENLSVDILIGANFYWKFIDNSIIRGATGPVAIKSKLGYLISGPMIVNRDQFDYSTVLTSHVLKVASDFNREQVLIKNDLNLLWDDSKISESDKIVYENFQKNIKFNGLMYEVELPFKTDHPVIGDNYNLCESRFLALEKKLASDRDLFASYNNIIKDQLSKGIIEKVSNFESNIGDVHYLPHRPVIREDKLTSKVRIVFDASACTSGPSLNECLFSGPSLTTSLYCILLRFRAKRIAIIADIEKAFLNIALAEKHRDFVRFLLYKDLFDLDNNNLKSADLSVYRLCRVLFGVTSPFLLSATLINHAKHYAANDFEFSKKLIQSLHVDDFNASFDSVAEGLLFYNKAKSCLREGNFSLRKFESNSMELNSLIKEDNPTSSDITKVLGLKWDKIEDNFIFSFQDLLYLVHNKPSKRSILRFIASFYDPLGLVNPIIVRCKILFQSICKLKLGWNSLIGDDILIEWNDIINNLGSVPFICVPRWYSKCVDNIQNIKFELYGFCDASLKAYGCCIYLRSSAEGVANSCLVTSKSRVSPLLKNTIPKLELRAMLLLADLFIVVYKELSCVLNISCIKLFSNSIICLNWVNNVNKKYEAFVQKRLEKIRSLYDINFWSDIESERNPADIIPRGCRFSTFQKNDLWFKGPSFLFNDFISWPSFDLSKQGDSLSEVATLITSEHSIVNLDFMNIKNFKTYDRLLKVTALVLRFVRIIKKEFNNDFYTITTLELNNAELLWIKFIQKSIFNSESYNKLKRDLGFFTVNELIRCKGRLSNAPIPFDSKFPIYLPIKSYFSNLIILHYHYITKHGGVKETLNELRTKFWLSKSRSLIKTIIRNCHVCRRFDSEPYKYPNSPPLPLSRVSDKYAFKYVGVDLCGPIMIKNIYESNMMYKAWIFVATCCSTRFLYLDLVPDCSAEACIPLNNRERHYDIEEQSTQVTFDASRSGRPSEFYKERLNQLLHEDARQTTRKLAERIGSNKSTVAEHLHSMGKIH, encoded by the exons ATGTG CTACGTAACTCCTGAGACTTGTGCCAAACTTAACCTAAAACGTATTAATAGTAAagaaattaacattaaaacatttgGGCACGGTAGCATTTCTGAAGTCTTAGATAGAGTAAGAGTTTCTATCAAAAGTATTTAtggttattttataagtattgaATGTTTTGTAAAGGATATATGTTCCCCTTTAAGTGGGCAGCATATTAATATAGCAcgtaataattataaacatctTAAGGGTCTTAAATTAGCCGATcataataattctaaagaaaatttatcagtTGACATTTTAATAGGAGCAAACTTTTATTGGAAGTTTATAGACAATTCTATTATTAGGGGAGCTACTGGTCCCGTAGCGATTAAATCTAAATTAGGATATTTAATAAGTGGTCCCATGATAGTTAATAGGGATCAATTTGATTATTCAACTGTTTTAACTTCTCATGTTTTAAAGGTTGCGTCTGATTTTAATAGGGaacaagttttaattaaaaatgacttaaatttATTATGGGATGATTCCAAAATTAGTGAAAGTGATAAGATTGTTTATGaaaactttcagaaaaatattaagtttaatgGTTTAATGTATGAAGTTGAATTGCCTTTTAAAACAGATCATCCGGTGATAGGCGACAATTACAATTTATGCGAGTCTAGGTTTTTAGCATTAGAGAAAAAACTTGCAAGCGATAGAGATTTATTTGCAtcttacaataatattattaaggaTCAATTATCTAAAGGCATTATTGAGAAAGTCTctaattttgaatcaaatattGGTGACGTTCACTATTTACCTCACCGCCCTGTAATACGTGAAGATAAACTAACTTCAAAGGTGCGTATAGTTTTCGATGCAAGTGCTTGCACATCTGGTCCTTCGTTAAATGAGTGTCTATTTTCAGGACCATCACTTACAACTTCATTATATTGTATACTTTTACGTTTTCGTGCAAAGCGGATCGCTATAATTGCCGATATTGAGAAAGCTTTTTTAAACATCGCATTAGCTGAAAAGCATCGTGACTTTGTAAGATTTCTGTTGTACAAAGACTTATTTGATTtagacaataataatttaaaaagtgctgATTTAAGTGTTTATCGATTGTGTCGAGTTTTGTTTGGCGTGACTTCTCCTTTCTTATTATCTGCGACCTTAATTAATCACGCTAAACATTATGCTGCGAACGATTTTGAATTTAGCAAGAAATTAATTCAATCGTTACATGTAGATGATTTTAATGCAAGTTTCGATTCTGTTGCCGAAggacttttattttataataaagcgAAATCGTGTTTAAGAGAAGGAAATTTTTCCCTTAGGAAATTCGAGTCAAATTCAATGGAGCTTAATAGTTTAATCAAAGAGGACAATCCAACCTCAAGTGACATAACAAAAGTTCTTGGTTTAAAATGGGATAAAATTGaagataactttattttttcctttcaggatttattatatttagtgCACAATAAACCTTCTAAAAGAAGTATTCTTAGATTCATTGCAAGTTTTTATGATCCTTTGGGATTAGTGAATCCCATTATTGTAAGATGTAAGATATTATTTCAGTCGATTTGTAAGTTAAAGTTAGGTTGGAATTCACTTATAGGAGATGATATATTGATTGAATGGaatgatattattaataatttaggTTCAGTACCTTTTATCTGTGTTCCAAGATGGTATAGTAAGTGTGTAGACAACATccaaaacattaaatttgaattatatGGTTTTTGCGATGCGAGCCTAAAAGCGTATGGGtgttgtatttatttaaggAGTAGCGCTGAGGGAGTTGCGAATTCTTGTCTAGTTACTTCTAAATCTAGAGTTTCTCCTTTGCTTAAAAATACTATTCCTAAGTTAGAATTAAGGGCAATGTTATTATTAGCtgatttgtttatagttgtatataaagaattatcttgtgttttaaatatttcttgcATCAAGTTATTTTCTAATTCTATTATTTGTCTTAATTGGGtaaacaatgtaaataaaaaatatgaagcaTTTGTTCAGAAACGCTTAGAAAAAATTCGTTCTTTGTatgatattaatttttggaGTGATATTGAAAGTGAAAGAAATCCCGCGGATATTATACCTCGCGGATGTAGATTTagtacttttcaaaaaaacgaCCTTTGGTTTAAAGGTCCAAGTTTTCTattcaatgattttatttcatggCCTTCATTTGATTTAAGCAAGCAAGGAGATTCTCTGTCTGAAGTCGCAACTTTAATTACTTCAGAACATTCTATagttaatttagattttatgaatatcaagaattttaaaacatacgATCGTCTTCTTAAGGTTACAGCTTTAGTTTTACGTTTTGTtcgcattattaaaaaagaattcaataatgatttttatacaataactACTTTAGAACTAAATAATGCGGAATTGTTGTGGATTAAATTTATTCagaaaagcatttttaataGTGAGTCTTACAACAAACTTAAAAGAGATTTAGGATTTTTTACTGTTAATGAATTAATTCGTTGTAAAGGTCGTCTTAGTAACGCACCGATTCCCTTTGATTCTAAGTTTCCTATATACTTACCTATTAAGAGttacttttcaaatttaattatattacattatcaTTATATTACTAAACATGGTGGTGTTAAAGAAACATTAAATGAATTGAGAACTAAGTTTTGGTTGTCAAAATCTCGTAGTCTAATTAAGACTATAATTAGAAATTGTCACGTTTGCAGAAGATTTGACAGTGAACCCTATAAATATCCTAATTCTCCGCCTCTACCCTTATCGAGAGTTAGTGATAAATATGCATTTAAGTACGTTGGAGTAGATCTTTGCGGTCcaattatgattaaaaacatttatgaatCTAATATGATGTACAAAGCGTGGATATTTGTCGCTACATGTTGTAGTACACGTTTTCTTTATTTAGATTTGGTGCCCGATTGTTCAGCGGAAGCTTGCATTCCGCTGAACAATCGGGAAAGACATTACGATATTGAAGAACAATCAACTCAAGTAACATTT GATGCATCTCGTTCCGGGCGACCAAGTGAGTTTTATAAAGAGCGTTTGAATCAACTTCTGCACGAAGACGCGCGTCAAACAACCAGAAAATTGGCAGAGCGTATAGGATCCAATAAATCAACAGTGGCAGAACATCTCCACTCAATGGGAAAGATTCATTAA